A single region of the Melioribacteraceae bacterium 4301-Me genome encodes:
- the lpxK gene encoding tetraacyldisaccharide 4'-kinase — MLGIIRILASPLTLVYSLIVRFRNFLFDKNIFKVKKVPVKVVSIGNITVGGSGKTPAVIYLANILKNKKIKVGVLSRGYRRNSKGYLFVSDGQKIFTKVNECGDEIYFVADELKVPAAVSENRVKGAKKFIKDAQLDMIILDDGFQHRWIYRDLDILIIDQRFLIKEEQTEQNLLPLGLMREPFDSLKRADVIILNRKFSEKKEIPAKIKKYFESKPVFNGYYTAEGIYDVKTHHYYNIQDFVGQKSLVVCGIAKPYSFLRVLEKNNIDFTNKMLFPDHKNYTLKEIQQIRKKFYQTNAYSVLTTQKDAVKFINFARELDDIDIYYLKIKLNLEENNEFEKLLLKTLNKF; from the coding sequence GTGCTCGGAATAATTAGAATATTAGCTTCACCCCTAACTTTAGTGTATTCGTTAATAGTAAGATTTAGAAATTTTCTTTTCGACAAAAATATTTTTAAGGTTAAAAAAGTACCAGTGAAAGTTGTATCCATTGGCAACATTACAGTCGGCGGTTCTGGTAAAACTCCAGCCGTAATTTATTTAGCTAATATTTTAAAAAATAAAAAAATAAAGGTGGGCGTTTTAAGTCGAGGCTACAGAAGAAACTCCAAAGGATATTTATTTGTTTCAGATGGGCAAAAAATTTTTACTAAAGTTAATGAATGCGGTGATGAAATTTACTTTGTAGCAGATGAATTAAAGGTTCCGGCTGCAGTAAGTGAAAATAGAGTTAAGGGGGCAAAAAAATTTATTAAAGATGCACAACTTGACATGATAATTTTAGATGATGGCTTTCAACATAGATGGATTTACAGGGACCTGGATATTTTAATAATTGACCAGCGCTTCTTAATAAAAGAAGAACAAACCGAACAGAACCTTTTACCACTTGGTTTAATGCGAGAACCGTTTGATTCGTTAAAAAGGGCTGATGTAATAATCTTAAATAGAAAGTTTTCTGAAAAAAAAGAAATACCCGCTAAAATCAAAAAATATTTTGAAAGTAAACCAGTCTTCAACGGCTATTATACTGCTGAAGGCATTTACGATGTTAAAACTCATCATTATTACAACATTCAAGATTTTGTGGGACAAAAAAGTTTAGTCGTATGTGGAATTGCTAAACCATACTCATTTTTAAGGGTATTGGAAAAGAACAATATTGATTTTACCAATAAAATGTTATTCCCAGACCATAAAAATTACACTCTAAAAGAAATTCAACAAATAAGGAAAAAATTCTATCAAACTAATGCTTACTCGGTACTTACTACTCAAAAAGATGCAGTTAAATTTATAAATTTCGCAAGAGAATTAGACGATATTGATATTTACTATCTAAAAATAAAACTAAACTTAGAAGAAAATAACGAATTTGAAAAACTACTGTTGAAAACACTTAACAAATTTTAA
- a CDS encoding lysophospholipid acyltransferase family protein, with the protein MSTKKVRKKILYYLGLTVLSSLINFLMKTVKIRYKNYSTIEKFKSEKQNFVSAFWHGTMLTGWYIHKDTNIAALVSKSKDGDILEKLLGRWGYKVVRGSSSNGGKEALLLLLELAENGYSIAITPDGPKGPPYKMKAGAVITAKTKKIPLILAGISCCKKKVLKSWDNFEVPYPFSIINVVFSEPIWIDSKLNYEETNKLITDCEIKLNKLRKEASKLCSE; encoded by the coding sequence ATGAGCACTAAAAAAGTAAGGAAAAAAATATTATACTATCTGGGTTTAACTGTTCTAAGTTCTTTGATAAATTTTTTGATGAAGACTGTAAAGATTCGTTACAAAAATTATTCAACTATAGAAAAATTTAAAAGTGAGAAACAAAATTTTGTTTCTGCTTTTTGGCATGGTACAATGCTAACGGGCTGGTATATTCACAAAGACACAAATATCGCGGCACTTGTTAGTAAAAGTAAAGATGGAGATATACTTGAAAAACTATTAGGAAGGTGGGGTTACAAAGTAGTTCGTGGTTCCAGCAGCAATGGCGGAAAAGAAGCTTTGCTCCTATTATTAGAATTAGCAGAAAATGGATATTCAATTGCTATTACACCGGATGGACCTAAAGGGCCGCCTTACAAAATGAAAGCTGGAGCAGTAATAACTGCAAAAACAAAAAAAATTCCTTTAATACTTGCTGGAATTTCATGCTGCAAAAAAAAAGTACTAAAAAGCTGGGATAATTTTGAGGTTCCATATCCCTTCAGCATAATTAATGTAGTTTTTTCTGAACCAATATGGATTGATTCAAAATTGAATTACGAAGAAACTAACAAGTTAATAACCGACTGTGAAATTAAACTGAACAAACTAAGAAAGGAAGCTTCAAAACTGTGCTCGGAATAA
- the lpxB gene encoding lipid-A-disaccharide synthase has product MTNKIMIIAGEASGDLHGAALIKELLNINPKIKFYGIGGDKMVAEGLIAQYHIKQMSFLGFVEVLKHIPFIKAVQKTLINKIKEENIHTAILIDYPGFNLNFAKKIKEMGVKIIYYISPQVWAWGKKRVNKIKQLIDKMIVVFPFEVNFYREHNFKVDYTGHPLIDRINNYKFLTRTELITKFNLEENKDILLVMPGSRQQEIKKIFPAVITAAEKLAKDFNLQIVIACSENIEVSVFNKFTSSSNYHLVRGNTYDLIKYSKFGIIKSGTSTLEAALLQLPFIVVYKTSVFSYIIGKLLASIKTIAMPNIIAGEKIVEELIQKDVTTDKIYRKSKILLKDEILYNNLKNKLGSIKEKLGDGNASKKAAELIITELNEH; this is encoded by the coding sequence TTGACTAATAAAATAATGATTATTGCAGGCGAAGCTTCTGGTGATTTACACGGGGCAGCACTAATAAAAGAACTGTTGAATATTAATCCCAAAATTAAATTCTATGGCATAGGCGGAGACAAAATGGTAGCAGAAGGACTTATTGCTCAATACCACATAAAACAAATGTCTTTCTTAGGTTTTGTAGAGGTGCTAAAACATATCCCTTTTATCAAAGCTGTTCAAAAAACTTTGATTAACAAAATCAAAGAGGAAAATATTCACACAGCAATTTTAATCGATTACCCGGGTTTTAATCTTAACTTTGCTAAGAAAATTAAAGAAATGGGAGTAAAAATTATTTATTACATTTCCCCTCAAGTGTGGGCATGGGGCAAAAAACGAGTAAATAAAATTAAGCAGCTTATAGATAAAATGATTGTAGTTTTCCCATTCGAAGTCAATTTTTATAGAGAACATAATTTTAAAGTCGACTATACCGGTCACCCCTTAATTGACAGAATTAACAATTATAAGTTTTTAACCAGGACAGAACTTATAACCAAATTTAACTTAGAAGAAAACAAAGATATTCTTTTGGTAATGCCCGGCAGCAGACAGCAAGAAATTAAAAAAATATTCCCAGCTGTAATTACTGCTGCTGAAAAACTTGCAAAAGATTTTAACTTGCAAATAGTTATTGCCTGTTCCGAAAACATTGAGGTTTCGGTCTTCAACAAATTTACCTCATCATCAAATTATCATCTTGTTAGAGGAAATACTTATGATTTAATAAAATATTCAAAATTTGGCATAATTAAATCTGGCACTTCAACTTTGGAAGCTGCACTACTTCAGTTACCTTTTATAGTGGTTTACAAAACAAGTGTCTTTTCCTACATCATAGGAAAATTGTTGGCCAGCATTAAAACAATTGCAATGCCTAATATTATCGCTGGTGAAAAAATTGTGGAGGAATTAATTCAAAAGGATGTAACAACAGATAAAATTTATAGAAAAAGCAAAATATTATTAAAAGATGAAATACTGTACAATAATTTAAAAAATAAATTAGGTTCAATTAAAGAAAAATTGGGTGACGGTAATGCATCTAAAAAAGCAGCAGAACTAATTATAACAGAATTGAATGAGCACTAA
- a CDS encoding isoprenylcysteine carboxylmethyltransferase family protein, producing MAKNLSNIFFKYRSYTPLPFLIVMLIFQRTNLLSLLIGFVILLIGELFRFWGVSYAGSETRTTAGVGATYLVVSGAFAHVRNPLYLGNMLIYLGIGIMSLALFPYLQIFALLFFYFQYSQIIKEEEKFLLLKFGDAYKDYLLNVPKLIPKFTPYKKQITEQPPYNPRAGLKSEIRTLQAILSVTLILVILFLVKN from the coding sequence ATGGCAAAAAATCTTTCAAATATTTTTTTTAAGTACAGGAGTTATACTCCCTTACCCTTTTTAATTGTCATGCTCATTTTTCAAAGAACTAACTTGTTAAGTCTTTTAATTGGCTTTGTTATTTTACTTATAGGAGAACTCTTTAGATTTTGGGGGGTAAGTTACGCAGGCAGTGAAACCAGAACTACAGCCGGGGTTGGAGCTACTTATTTAGTAGTCTCTGGTGCTTTCGCTCATGTGCGCAATCCATTATATCTTGGTAATATGCTCATATACTTGGGAATTGGAATTATGTCGCTGGCTCTTTTCCCATATCTTCAAATTTTCGCTTTATTGTTCTTTTACTTCCAATACAGCCAAATAATAAAAGAAGAAGAAAAATTTCTCCTATTAAAGTTCGGGGACGCATATAAAGATTACCTGTTAAATGTACCAAAATTAATTCCTAAATTTACACCCTATAAAAAACAAATAACCGAACAACCGCCCTACAACCCAAGGGCAGGTTTGAAGTCTGAAATTAGAACTTTACAAGCAATTCTTTCTGTAACATTAATTTTAGTAATACTTTTCTTGGTTAAAAATTGA
- a CDS encoding MtnX-like HAD-IB family phosphatase produces MLNKSTFKIFVDFDGTITVKDVGEEIFLHFGDPSKAKKIVKDWIDEKINSIQTWELLCKTVNNLSLEEFDSFIDSMCIQPTFLNFIDYCKLNNFQIWILSDGLDYYIKRILSKEKISYLNFYSNKLIFGKNNELIPFFPYTDEECKSCANCKRNHIIEHSSDDDFSVYIGDGYSDTCPAQFCDFIFAKNSLLKYCEKNRISYYPFKDFSDIIKKLEELKNKKHLRKRHQAVLKRKEVYMQG; encoded by the coding sequence ATGCTGAATAAAAGTACATTCAAAATTTTTGTTGATTTTGACGGCACTATTACTGTTAAAGATGTAGGTGAAGAAATCTTTCTTCATTTTGGTGATCCATCAAAAGCAAAAAAAATTGTTAAGGACTGGATAGATGAAAAAATAAATTCAATCCAAACATGGGAACTACTGTGTAAAACTGTAAATAACCTTTCCCTTGAAGAATTTGATTCTTTTATAGATTCGATGTGTATTCAACCGACATTTTTAAATTTCATAGACTATTGCAAATTGAATAACTTTCAAATTTGGATATTAAGTGACGGACTCGATTATTATATTAAAAGAATCTTATCAAAAGAAAAAATAAGCTACCTTAATTTCTATTCTAACAAATTAATTTTTGGAAAGAACAATGAACTAATACCCTTTTTCCCGTACACAGATGAAGAGTGCAAAAGCTGTGCAAATTGCAAACGCAATCACATAATTGAACATTCTAGTGATGATGATTTTAGTGTTTACATTGGCGACGGCTATTCTGATACCTGTCCCGCTCAATTTTGTGATTTCATCTTTGCAAAGAACTCTTTATTGAAATATTGTGAAAAAAATCGAATCTCTTACTACCCGTTCAAAGATTTTAGTGATATTATAAAGAAATTAGAAGAATTAAAAAACAAAAAGCACCTCCGTAAACGGCATCAAGCTGTTCTAAAAAGAAAAGAAGTTTATATGCAAGGATAA
- the smc gene encoding chromosome segregation protein SMC: protein MHLSKLEIFGFKSFANKTTIHFTKGITGIVGPNGCGKTNIVDAIRWVLGEQKTTTLRSDKMENVIFNGTRNKKPMGMSEVSLTLVNDLGLLPTEYSEVTITRRIFRSGESEYLLNKNICRLKDITNLFMDTGMGTNAYSVIELKMVETILSNKADERRKMFEEAAGVNKYKLRRRLALNKLEDVKADLTRVNDIISEVEKTVRSLERQAKRADQYNQIQSVLRQKEIELAEREMALYKIKNEQLTQNIYNYNSQKNVIDDEIKKIENELLELRIKISEVESKLNEKRNEITSNTELLHSLQKDTSVAEEKQKALEKNLERLYEEIIELNAQISENEKLIQENNLLLQKLNISQKENEELLTKTNEEINIKRKVHNEKKQTLRNLNEKLLNHTKVISEKENQLSTVQSELTNTYALIEKLNEKIRTTTGNIAKTVGYIEELTDEKNQIGKKLAETEELYNQKQKEKEKLERELNLLKENEIEQKTIIASLKEKINFLQSLITNLEGISKGSKTLLENDNWTTKEKNIFADVGTANEKYRFALNAALKSVLNNLLIENFEELKKAVDYLKQNELGKASFYLLENASNGKKSFLKLINGYANRKKIKKLSNEKSFLGWAFEFVEAEDKWKPYFKKILNSTVITDSLENAIELHKKYDNINFVTLQGDYVSCNGIIEAGSLPKLDETLFGRKQLLENLKNEYPKLETELNSLSQKIEEIEATLSKIDLKKLNEKIKILSNDITNIEKQVSQFEFEKKKYDEDIENTMKQIQELVTRSTSFSNEKEVLIREMEELSHYKDNLISNINTAEEELKTAEDNFNLAISKLNQQELEQERIKGQIQNAFNSIQRSEENKILINNGINKREKEIIKSKSEIEGINTELSKIKNKLEEVNNKRKNLFEEEKEIENQLKVLKEKSTKLETELNNYRNKRQNVSDNVHSLQIKQNEIELRITNLIEHIKENYSLTIEEKTFDDLDQFNFEERAEEVNRLKDKLKSIGPVNLLAYSEYEEEKERLDFLLKQRNDLIESEKDLINTINEINETAQKLFLDTFEQIRNNFTKIFQTLFNPGDEADLKLEEGVDPLEAKIEIIGKPKGKRPTTIELLSGGEKTLTAIALLFSIYLVKPSPFCILDEVDAPLDDANIDRFTKLLAEFSKRTQFIIVTHNKRTMEAAETMYGVTMQEEGISKLAAVQFNEINVN from the coding sequence GTGCATCTATCAAAACTAGAAATATTTGGTTTTAAGTCCTTTGCTAATAAAACAACAATACACTTTACAAAAGGTATTACAGGGATTGTGGGACCGAATGGCTGCGGCAAAACAAATATTGTGGATGCAATTAGGTGGGTATTAGGCGAACAAAAAACAACTACGCTGCGTAGCGACAAAATGGAAAATGTGATTTTCAACGGTACTCGTAATAAAAAACCAATGGGCATGTCTGAAGTTTCATTAACCCTTGTAAACGATTTAGGTCTACTCCCAACTGAATACTCTGAAGTAACAATTACTCGTAGAATATTTCGTTCTGGCGAGAGCGAGTATTTGCTAAATAAAAATATCTGTCGGCTTAAAGATATTACAAATCTTTTTATGGATACTGGAATGGGTACGAATGCCTATTCAGTAATTGAATTAAAAATGGTAGAAACAATTCTAAGTAACAAAGCCGACGAAAGAAGGAAAATGTTTGAAGAAGCAGCCGGGGTAAATAAATATAAATTAAGAAGAAGGTTAGCACTAAACAAATTAGAAGATGTAAAGGCAGATTTAACACGAGTTAACGATATAATTTCCGAAGTAGAAAAAACAGTACGGTCCTTAGAACGGCAAGCAAAAAGAGCCGACCAATACAATCAAATTCAATCTGTTCTTAGACAAAAAGAAATTGAACTTGCAGAACGTGAAATGGCTCTTTACAAAATTAAAAATGAGCAACTTACGCAGAACATTTACAATTACAATTCTCAAAAAAATGTAATTGATGACGAGATAAAAAAAATTGAAAATGAACTGCTCGAGCTTAGAATTAAAATTAGCGAGGTTGAATCCAAATTAAATGAAAAAAGAAACGAAATAACTTCAAATACCGAACTTCTTCACAGTCTGCAAAAAGATACTTCAGTGGCCGAAGAAAAACAAAAAGCCTTAGAGAAAAACTTGGAAAGACTTTATGAGGAAATTATTGAACTAAATGCTCAGATATCTGAAAACGAAAAATTAATTCAAGAAAATAATTTGCTTCTGCAAAAACTAAATATAAGTCAAAAAGAAAATGAAGAATTATTAACTAAGACAAATGAAGAAATAAATATTAAACGAAAAGTACACAATGAAAAAAAACAGACTTTACGGAACTTAAATGAAAAACTTCTTAATCATACAAAAGTTATTTCAGAAAAAGAAAACCAATTATCTACTGTACAAAGCGAATTAACCAATACTTACGCCCTCATTGAAAAATTAAATGAAAAAATACGGACAACCACTGGAAATATTGCTAAAACTGTCGGCTATATTGAAGAGTTAACCGACGAAAAAAATCAAATCGGGAAAAAATTAGCAGAGACTGAGGAGCTTTACAATCAAAAACAAAAAGAAAAAGAAAAACTTGAAAGAGAATTAAACTTATTAAAAGAGAATGAAATTGAGCAAAAGACGATAATTGCAAGCTTAAAAGAAAAAATAAATTTCCTACAGTCATTAATTACAAACTTAGAAGGAATCTCTAAAGGTTCTAAAACATTACTTGAAAATGATAATTGGACTACCAAAGAAAAAAACATTTTTGCCGATGTTGGCACTGCAAATGAAAAATACAGATTTGCTCTAAATGCTGCTTTAAAATCTGTGTTAAATAACCTTCTAATAGAGAACTTTGAGGAATTAAAGAAAGCAGTAGATTACTTAAAACAAAACGAACTGGGGAAAGCATCTTTTTATTTATTAGAAAATGCATCTAACGGGAAAAAATCGTTTCTTAAATTGATAAACGGCTATGCTAACAGAAAAAAAATAAAAAAATTATCAAATGAAAAATCATTTTTAGGTTGGGCTTTTGAGTTTGTAGAAGCTGAGGATAAATGGAAGCCTTACTTTAAAAAAATATTAAACTCTACAGTAATTACCGACAGTCTTGAAAATGCCATTGAACTGCATAAAAAATATGACAACATAAACTTTGTTACACTTCAAGGAGACTATGTTAGTTGCAACGGTATAATCGAGGCCGGCTCGTTGCCTAAGTTAGATGAAACCCTTTTCGGCAGAAAACAACTGCTCGAAAATCTTAAGAACGAATACCCTAAATTAGAAACAGAATTAAATTCGCTGAGTCAAAAAATCGAAGAAATTGAAGCCACTCTTTCTAAAATTGATTTAAAAAAATTAAATGAAAAAATAAAAATCCTCTCAAACGACATTACCAATATTGAAAAACAAGTATCCCAATTCGAATTTGAGAAAAAGAAATATGATGAAGATATTGAAAATACAATGAAACAAATTCAAGAATTGGTTACGAGGTCTACCTCATTTAGTAACGAGAAAGAAGTCCTTATAAGAGAAATGGAGGAGCTTAGTCACTACAAAGATAATCTTATATCAAATATTAACACAGCGGAAGAAGAGTTAAAAACTGCTGAGGATAACTTTAACTTAGCTATTAGTAAATTAAATCAGCAGGAGTTAGAGCAAGAAAGGATAAAAGGACAAATTCAAAACGCATTTAATTCTATTCAAAGGTCTGAAGAAAATAAAATATTAATCAATAATGGAATTAACAAAAGAGAAAAAGAAATTATAAAAAGTAAGAGCGAAATTGAGGGGATAAACACAGAACTTTCAAAAATTAAAAACAAACTTGAAGAAGTTAATAACAAACGTAAAAATCTTTTCGAAGAAGAAAAAGAAATTGAAAATCAATTAAAAGTGCTTAAAGAGAAATCTACTAAGCTAGAAACTGAGCTCAACAATTATAGAAATAAGCGTCAAAATGTCTCAGATAATGTTCATTCACTGCAAATCAAACAAAATGAAATTGAGCTGCGAATAACAAATCTTATAGAACACATAAAAGAAAATTACTCTTTAACTATAGAAGAAAAAACGTTCGACGATTTAGACCAATTCAATTTTGAAGAACGTGCTGAAGAGGTCAACAGATTAAAAGATAAACTGAAATCGATTGGTCCAGTAAATCTATTAGCGTATTCCGAATACGAAGAAGAAAAAGAACGATTAGATTTCCTACTAAAACAAAGAAACGACCTGATAGAGTCTGAAAAAGATTTAATCAATACGATAAATGAAATAAATGAAACAGCTCAGAAACTATTTTTAGATACATTTGAGCAGATACGAAATAACTTTACAAAAATATTTCAGACTTTATTTAACCCTGGTGATGAAGCAGATCTTAAACTTGAAGAAGGTGTTGATCCTCTTGAAGCTAAAATTGAAATTATAGGTAAACCTAAAGGTAAACGCCCCACAACAATTGAATTGCTTTCTGGCGGCGAGAAAACTTTAACCGCAATAGCATTGCTGTTTTCTATTTACCTTGTTAAGCCTAGTCCTTTTTGCATTTTAGATGAAGTAGATGCACCGCTTGACGATGCAAATATTGACCGTTTTACCAAACTATTAGCCGAGTTCAGTAAAAGGACACAATTTATCATCGTCACACATAACAAGCGTACAATGGAAGCAGCCGAGACTATGTATGGTGTTACAATGCAAGAAGAAGGTATCTCTAAACTTGCAGCTGTCCAGTTTAACGAAATTAACGTAAACTAA
- the tpiA gene encoding triose-phosphate isomerase: MRKKIVAGNWKMNNDLNESINLISAIKKGINENNTNVDVIICPPFTSLETAYALIKNTTIKLGAQNMYYEKNGAYTGEISAGMLLSVGCEFVILGHSERRTIFGETDELINKKIKSAIQAGLKPIFCIGETLEQRERGEAFEVVDDQLKKGLYQVSNEDIKNIIIAYEPVWAIGTGKNATPEQAQEIHNYIRKQISAMYDSLTAEKLIIQYGGSVKPENSKQLMSMPDIDGALVGGACLKADSFISIINSAV, encoded by the coding sequence ATGCGTAAAAAAATTGTTGCCGGCAATTGGAAAATGAACAACGATCTAAATGAATCAATTAATCTAATATCAGCAATTAAAAAGGGAATTAATGAAAATAATACTAACGTAGATGTAATTATTTGTCCGCCTTTTACTTCTTTAGAAACTGCATATGCCTTAATAAAAAATACAACTATCAAGCTGGGCGCACAAAATATGTATTACGAAAAAAACGGTGCTTATACTGGAGAAATATCGGCTGGTATGTTATTAAGCGTTGGATGTGAATTCGTTATTTTGGGTCACTCTGAAAGAAGAACTATTTTTGGTGAGACAGATGAATTAATAAACAAGAAAATTAAATCTGCCATTCAAGCAGGACTAAAGCCAATTTTTTGTATTGGTGAAACTTTAGAACAGCGCGAAAGAGGCGAAGCCTTTGAAGTTGTAGATGATCAATTAAAAAAAGGACTCTACCAAGTTTCCAACGAAGATATAAAAAATATAATAATTGCTTATGAACCTGTGTGGGCAATTGGAACTGGCAAAAATGCAACACCAGAGCAAGCACAAGAGATTCATAATTATATTAGAAAACAAATCTCTGCAATGTATGATAGCTTGACTGCTGAAAAATTAATCATTCAATACGGCGGAAGTGTGAAGCCAGAAAATTCAAAACAATTAATGTCTATGCCTGATATCGACGGTGCTCTCGTTGGCGGGGCATGCCTTAAGGCTGACTCATTTATAAGCATCATAAATTCTGCTGTTTAA
- a CDS encoding NifU family protein — protein MNDALEKKVKQALETIRPYLKADGGDVELVKVDDDGIVEVRLTGACTDCPMSQMTLRAGVERALIREVPGVRRVEAVS, from the coding sequence ATGAACGATGCACTTGAGAAAAAAGTAAAACAAGCCCTTGAAACAATTAGGCCATACTTAAAAGCTGATGGTGGGGATGTAGAACTTGTAAAAGTTGATGATGATGGAATTGTTGAAGTTAGATTAACTGGTGCTTGTACAGATTGCCCTATGTCTCAAATGACTCTCCGCGCTGGAGTTGAAAGAGCTCTTATACGCGAAGTGCCTGGAGTAAGAAGAGTTGAAGCTGTAAGTTAG
- the apbC gene encoding iron-sulfur cluster carrier protein ApbC, producing the protein MANISSEGILNLLRQVIDPDLRKDIVTLNMVKNLKVDDSSVSFTVELTTPACPLKDKIKEDCINIIKKNYPAVKDIQVEMTSKVRASSASVKNSILPGVKNTIAVASGKGGVGKSTVAANLALALAKQGAKVGLIDADIYGPSIPMMLGIQQKPKIYQDTKTAKMVPLENYGIKLMSIGFLIDDDAPVIWRGPMASGAIKQFMSDVLWEELDYLLFDLPPGTGDIQLTLVQTIPLSGAVVVTTPQDVSLIDVRKAIKMFMRVNVPVLGVIENMSYFIAPDTGKRYDIFGQGGGERLAKEMGVPLLGSIPIDPRIREGSDKGKPIVVDMPQAKESEIIMNISKNLAAQISINNINSALSKVEILIDQDN; encoded by the coding sequence ATGGCTAATATTTCTTCGGAAGGGATTTTAAACTTGCTAAGACAAGTAATTGACCCGGATCTTCGCAAAGATATTGTAACATTAAATATGGTAAAGAACTTAAAAGTTGATGACAGCAGTGTTTCTTTTACAGTTGAACTTACCACACCGGCTTGCCCTTTAAAAGATAAGATAAAGGAAGATTGCATAAATATCATTAAGAAAAATTATCCTGCTGTTAAAGATATCCAAGTAGAAATGACATCAAAAGTAAGAGCAAGTTCAGCATCAGTAAAAAACAGTATCTTACCCGGTGTAAAAAATACAATAGCAGTTGCAAGTGGTAAGGGAGGAGTAGGCAAAAGTACTGTAGCAGCAAATCTCGCTTTAGCTCTGGCAAAGCAAGGTGCAAAAGTAGGATTAATAGATGCTGATATTTATGGTCCTAGTATTCCTATGATGCTTGGTATACAACAAAAGCCAAAGATATACCAGGATACCAAGACTGCAAAGATGGTCCCATTAGAAAATTATGGGATAAAATTAATGTCAATCGGCTTTTTAATTGATGATGACGCACCGGTAATTTGGCGAGGTCCAATGGCAAGTGGAGCAATAAAACAGTTTATGTCCGACGTCCTTTGGGAAGAATTAGATTACCTATTATTTGATTTGCCCCCTGGAACAGGAGATATACAATTAACACTTGTTCAAACTATTCCTTTAAGCGGAGCTGTAGTGGTAACTACTCCACAAGATGTATCATTAATAGATGTTAGGAAAGCCATTAAAATGTTTATGAGAGTGAACGTCCCAGTATTAGGTGTAATAGAAAATATGAGCTACTTCATTGCGCCAGATACCGGTAAAAGATATGATATATTTGGTCAGGGTGGGGGTGAAAGATTAGCCAAAGAAATGGGAGTACCTTTATTAGGCAGCATACCAATCGACCCAAGAATACGAGAGGGTAGCGATAAAGGAAAACCAATTGTTGTTGATATGCCGCAAGCTAAAGAATCAGAAATAATTATGAACATTAGTAAAAATTTAGCAGCGCAAATCAGCATAAACAATATAAATTCTGCTTTATCAAAGGTAGAAATTCTAATAGATCAGGATAATTAA
- a CDS encoding metal-dependent transcriptional regulator encodes MPTISKENYLKAIYQSIALGETATTSKLSRELNVSDAAISDMAKKLSKEGLISYEKYKGVVLTKEGQKIALKVIRRHRLWELFLTKVLGIPWGEVHNEAERLEHHSSEELINKIDEYLGYPTFDPHGDPIPKSNGDLPSMPKFFPLTKTKVGTTYKVVRVDDKNTELIKYFSKIGLAINGKIKILERLSFDNSINIEMNNKFFTFSEKVASSIYVNEFINEKEK; translated from the coding sequence ATGCCGACAATATCAAAAGAAAATTATTTGAAAGCCATTTATCAAAGTATAGCACTTGGTGAAACAGCTACTACTTCTAAGCTATCGCGTGAGTTGAATGTTTCAGATGCAGCTATAAGTGACATGGCTAAGAAACTTTCTAAGGAAGGGTTAATTTCCTATGAAAAATACAAAGGAGTGGTGTTAACGAAAGAAGGTCAAAAAATTGCTTTAAAAGTAATTAGGAGGCACAGACTTTGGGAATTATTTTTAACGAAAGTACTGGGTATACCTTGGGGCGAAGTTCACAATGAAGCTGAAAGATTAGAGCATCATTCTTCAGAAGAACTTATTAATAAAATAGATGAGTACTTGGGGTATCCAACTTTCGACCCACACGGTGACCCAATTCCCAAAAGCAATGGTGATTTACCGTCTATGCCTAAATTCTTTCCTTTGACTAAGACAAAAGTTGGTACAACTTATAAAGTGGTAAGAGTTGATGATAAAAATACAGAGCTTATTAAATATTTCTCTAAGATTGGACTGGCTATAAATGGGAAGATAAAAATATTAGAACGACTATCTTTTGATAATTCTATAAATATCGAGATGAACAATAAATTTTTTACTTTCAGCGAAAAGGTAGCTTCAAGCATTTATGTAAATGAATTTATTAACGAGAAAGAAAAATGA